Part of the Acidimicrobiales bacterium genome is shown below.
GCCGCCACCTCGTAGGCCTGCTCCACCCCCTCGGCCAGGGTGGCCCCGGCCTGGCGCATGGCCCCCTCGAACACCCGGCCCTCGGTCGCCAGGGACCCGGTGTGGGAGGCGGCGGCCCGCTGCCCTCCCGGCGTGGCACCGCCCTTCACCAGCACGACCGGCTTGTGCGGGGTGACCGAGCGGACCTGGTCGTAGAAGGCCCGGCCGTCCTCGATCCCCTCGACGTAGGCCAGGGCCACCCCGGTGACGGGGTCCTCCCCGTACCAGGCGATCAGGTCCCCGATGCCGAGGGCGGCGGCGTTGCCGGCGCTCACCGCCCGGCACACCCCGATGCCGGTCTGGACGCCGTAGTTCATGAAGGAGGAGACGAAGTTGCCGGACTGGCTGGCGATCGAGATCCTCCCCGGCGGGGGGTAGGGGGCCACGATCTGGGCGCACAGCGACGCCGGGGTGGACACCAGGCCCTGGCCGTTGGGGCCGGCCATCAGGATCCCGAGCTCGTCGGCCAGACCGACGAGCCGGCGCTCGGCGGCGAGGCCGTCTCCGCCCGCCTCCCGGTAGCCCGCCGAGGTGACGAAGGCGGCCCGGACCCCCTTGGCGGCGCAGGCCCGCAGCAGGGACTCGTTGGCGCCCGCCGGCGTGCACACGAAGACGAGGTCGGCCTGACCGTCGGGCAGGTCGGCGATGTCGGTGGCCACCGGGACGCCGAGGATCTCCCCGCCCTCGAGGTTGGTGGCGAAGACCCGGCCCCGGTAGCCGTTGGCCCGGATGTTGTGGAGGGCCGTGAAGCCGAACTTGGCCGGGTGGGTGGAGGCCCCGGCCACGATCACGCCCCGGGGCTCGAACAGGGCCCGGAACTGCTCGGCGCGCAGGGTGTCGGTCACGCCGTCTCCACTAGGGCGTCGACGGCCACCGGCGTCCCGGCCGAGACGATCAGCGGGTTGAGGTCGATCGAGCGGATGCCGGGCTCGGCCGCCGCCACCGCCGCCAGCCCCACCAGCACGTCGACGAGGCGCTCCCGGTCGACGGCCGGCTCCCCCCGGAGGGGCCCGAGCAGGCCCTGGGTGCCGAGGTCGTCGATCATCTCGGCGGCGTCGGCCCGGGTCAGGGGCACCAGGCGGAACACCACGTCCCCCAGCGCCTCGGTCAGGACGCCGCCGACGCCGAGCATCACGCACGGCCCGAACTGGGGATCGCGCACCAGCCCGGCAATCAGCTCCCGCAGCCCCGACACCATCGGCCCCACGAGGACGCCGACGTCCCCGTCGTCCGGGGTGGCGGCGGCCAGCAGGGCGGCGGCGGCGTCGGCCACGGCCGCCTCGTCGCGCAGGTTCAGGCGCACCAGCCCCCGCTCGGTCTTGTGGGCCAGGCCGGCGCCGCAGAGCTTGGCCACGACCGGGAAGCCGATGCGGGCGGCGGCGACGGCGGACTCGGCGGGGGAAGCGGCCAGAGCCTCGGCGGGCACCGGCACGCCGTGGCGCGCCAGCAGGGCCTTGGAGTCGGCCTCGGACAGGGTGGGCATTGGCGGATGGTAGAGAAGGGGCAGTGACGTCGTGGCTGCTGCTGGGGCTGAGCCTGGCCGGCGTGGCCCTCACCGCCAACGCCTACCGCCCGCCGCGGTGGGAGGTGACCTCGCCGGTGGTGTTTTTCGCCGGGTGGCTGGTCTCCGAGCTGCCGGTCCACACCATTGTGGGCCAGGCCGTCGTGACCGCCGTGCTGGTGCCCCTGGGCGCCCTCGACCACCCCGCCGGGTGGGCGGGGCTGGTGCTGTGCATCGTGTCCTGGGTCGGCCTGAGCGGCCTGGTCGTGCAGGCGGGCCGGGCCGGGCCGGTGCTCGAGGCCGCTCTCGACGAGGGGCTCGGGCCGGCGTGGCGGGAACAGCGCGACCGGCGCCTGTCGAGTGCCGGCGCCCGG
Proteins encoded:
- a CDS encoding acetate--CoA ligase family protein, which gives rise to MPTLSEADSKALLARHGVPVPAEALAASPAESAVAAARIGFPVVAKLCGAGLAHKTERGLVRLNLRDEAAVADAAAALLAAATPDDGDVGVLVGPMVSGLRELIAGLVRDPQFGPCVMLGVGGVLTEALGDVVFRLVPLTRADAAEMIDDLGTQGLLGPLRGEPAVDRERLVDVLVGLAAVAAAEPGIRSIDLNPLIVSAGTPVAVDALVETA
- a CDS encoding CoA-binding protein: MTDTLRAEQFRALFEPRGVIVAGASTHPAKFGFTALHNIRANGYRGRVFATNLEGGEILGVPVATDIADLPDGQADLVFVCTPAGANESLLRACAAKGVRAAFVTSAGYREAGGDGLAAERRLVGLADELGILMAGPNGQGLVSTPASLCAQIVAPYPPPGRISIASQSGNFVSSFMNYGVQTGIGVCRAVSAGNAAALGIGDLIAWYGEDPVTGVALAYVEGIEDGRAFYDQVRSVTPHKPVVLVKGGATPGGQRAAASHTGSLATEGRVFEGAMRQAGATLAEGVEQAYEVAATFATQPLPKGPNTVVVTTAGGWGVVTADAVWASSLRLLPLPEDLRAEIDRRLPPRWSRNNPVDMAGGETRDTIPEVLDLVAAHPEVDAVVYLGLGIQSNTARSLRAGPFYPDHGLERIVAFHERQDRRFAEAAAAVSESSGKPVLTATELAVCDPANPGPATVRDSGRLCYPSANRAVAALDAMWRYARWHRARAGEDA